The region GGTACCGGTCGCCGCAGTATTACGCCGGCAACGCCTGGCGCGGCACGTGGAAGACTGAGGGCGGCGGGGCGCTGATAAACCAGGCCATCCATACCGTCGATTTGCTGCAGTGGTTCATGGGCGGGGTGCGAAGCGTGGCTGGGATGACCAGGACGGCCATCCACAAGATTGAGACCGAGGATCTGGGGGTGGCGGCGGTGGAATTCACCAACGGCGCCCTGGGGGTTATTGAAGGGACGACGGCCGTAACCCCCGGCTACAAGGAACGAATCGAAATCCACGGCGCCAAAGGCTCTATTACCATGACTGGCGGCCTGGTTACCGAGTGGCAGGTCGAGGGCTGCCGGGCGGAGGATTTCCTTGATGCCGTGAACTTGTCTTATGGAGAGACCAACTCTCCCGCCATCTCCGACGTCAACCATCGGGCGCAGATGGAGGATATCATCGCGGCGGTCAAACAGGGGCGGGACCCGCTGGTAACGGGCGAAGAGGGGATAAAATCCCTGCAGATCGTGCTGGGCATATACGAATCGTCCCGCGAGGGACGTAAAATAATCCTGACTTGAGCTTAAACGAAAAATACGGCAGACCGCGCCGACGGTCTGCCGTATTTTTGTTCCGGCTTTATGGCAGGCTTGCGAGGGCCTGGCGGAGCCGGGCGATCCCGGTGGCGATTTCCTCTTCGCGCAGGCCGCCGTAGCCGAGGATGAGCTGATCGGCAAAAGCGCCGCCATCCCTGGCAATGACGTGCTGCCTGACCGCGTAGACACGG is a window of Selenomonadales bacterium 4137-cl DNA encoding:
- a CDS encoding Gfo/Idh/MocA family oxidoreductase, translated to MAPLGVAIIGPGMVASTHATALQAIPAARISGVYGRNPASTAEFAAKYGLRAFGSYEEVLADKDTDIVSICLPPGLHVDFGLQAAVAGKHLILEKPMDIDVSKARKLIEAYRAAKLTLAVIFQNRFTPAAQRVKAALDAGVLGDLILGDAYVKWYRSPQYYAGNAWRGTWKTEGGGALINQAIHTVDLLQWFMGGVRSVAGMTRTAIHKIETEDLGVAAVEFTNGALGVIEGTTAVTPGYKERIEIHGAKGSITMTGGLVTEWQVEGCRAEDFLDAVNLSYGETNSPAISDVNHRAQMEDIIAAVKQGRDPLVTGEEGIKSLQIVLGIYESSREGRKIILT